Proteins encoded in a region of the Oncorhynchus gorbuscha isolate QuinsamMale2020 ecotype Even-year linkage group LG16, OgorEven_v1.0, whole genome shotgun sequence genome:
- the LOC124000712 gene encoding methionine-R-sulfoxide reductase B1-A-like, producing MSFCSFFGGEVFKDHFKTGLYVCAQCGHQLFSSRSKYEHSSPWPAFTETVLQDSVSKHEERPGAFKVRSSHFGCGVALDQSCEVYLRYRSKISKASPSPILSISGGNSKLTQDHCLWQWSPTD from the exons ATGTCATTTTGTTCCTTCTTCGGTGGTGAGGTCTTTAAAGACCACTTTAAAACTG GGTTGTATGTGTGTGCCCAGTGTGGACACCAGCTGTTCTCCAGCAGATCTAAGTATGAGCATTCCTCCCCCTGGCCTGCCTTCACTGAGACCGTCCTCCAGGACAGTGTGTCCAAGCACGAGGAGAGACCTGGGGCATTCAAGGTGAGATCCTCTCACTTTGGGTGTGGAGTTGCATTGGACCAGAGTTGTGAAGTTTATCTTCGGTACAGATCTAAGATCAGCAAAGCTTCCCCTTCCCCAATCTTATCCATTAGTGGGGGAAATTCAAAACTAACCCAAGATCATTGTCTatggcagtggtcaccaaccgatTGA